TGCAGCTCTAAGAAGATAGACGAGGCGTTTAGGCTCAGGGGCGAGATGGAAGGGTTGAAACTTATGCCCGATGTGATCACTCACAACACGCTGATTAATGTGTGTTTTGAAGAAAAGAACAGTCCGATGGCGTTGAAACTGCTGGATGAAATGAAGGAGAAGGGAGTGCAGCCGAATGAGGTGACGCATAACATCATGATCAAGTGGTATTGTAAGGAAGGTCGGATGAAGGAGGCTAGTGAGATGGTTGATCAGATGGAAGAGGCTGGATTTTCACCAGATTGTGTCACGTACAATACTTTGATCAGCGGATTTTGCAAGTCCGGGGATCTGGCAGAGGCTTTTAAGATGATGAGTAGGATGAGTGGGAAAGGTTTGAAGATGGACACGGTGACCCTTAACACAGCTTTACACAATTTATGCCGGGAGAGGAAGCTTCAAGATGCTTATGAGTTGCTGAGTGCTGCAAACAAGAGAGGCTATATCGTGGATGAAGTGAGCTATGGCACTCTTATAGTCGGATACTTTAAGGAAGAAAATGCAGAGAGAGCTATGCAGGTCTGGGATGAAATGAAGGATAAGGGTATACTTCCTAGCACCATCACTTATAACTCGGTGATTGGGGGGCTTTGCAAGGTGGGAAAGACGAAACTCGCAATAGAGAAACTCAACGAACTATTGGAGAACGGACTTGTCCCTGATGAGACGACGTACAATACCATCATACATGGCTACTGTTGGGAGGGAAATGTGGAGCAAGCGTTTCAATTTCACAATAACATGGTTGAAAACAAATCATTTAAACCCGATATGTACACTTGCAACATTCTTCTTCGAGGGCTATGCAAGGAAGGGATGCTTGAGAAAGCTGTCAAGCTCTTCAATACATGGATTGAGAAAGGGAAAAGCCTTGATTGTGTTACCTACAATACATTAATTGCAGCCTTATGCAAGGAAGGGAGACTCGATGAAGCTCTGGATCTTGTTCCGcaaatggaggaaaagaaactggGACCGGATAGTTATACTCTCAACACCATTGTTGGTGCTCTTAACGATGCTGGAAAGATCGAAGAAGCTCAAGAACTGTTGAGAGAAATGTCAGAGAGATATAAAGTCGTGGCTTTTCCAAAGCAGGGCGATGGCGAACAAAAGGTGGTGGTACGTGGACAACCTTCAGGTGAAGCAGATTCGATCTCCATAGCTTATTCAGAACAGATTGACGAGCTATGCACTGAAGGAAGATACAAAGATGCGATGACTATATTTTTAGAACAGAATGAGAAGGGTGTCACTCTGAATAAATTCTCGTATATTTCTTTGATGAATGGACTCATCAAGAGGAGAAAGAGGATCTTGAAGCCAGATTCGTAATAATTTACCTCACCTCTCACATATCGTGCCGAGCAATCAATGCCTTATCAGGTGCTGCATATAGCTCTCTTCTCATTGCTCATAATGTGATGAATTTGAATCATTTATGTATAGTAGATAAACTCTATCATTATTTTGAAGAGCTTTAGATATTGCCAACTGTCTGTAGCTTTATATGGGACAAAACCTTATGCAGAGTGCTTAGGTAATGTGAGAAAACTTAATACGCTACTTAGAAATTAGGATTTTATAGGAGTACTATGTAGTCCACCCAATTGACACATGAGCTACTCAATCTGATTTTTTCTGGCACTGGAAAATTCCAATAGGCAAATTGAAGCTTGTGTTGATGAGTTGGCTGATGGGGCGGAATCCAGCAGCACGCGATGAATAGAGCAGCGATGCCCATCAGAATCCGATCAATGCCTTCCCACCTTCCTCCAGGGTTATGGGAAACTCTGGTCCTCTCCGGGAAAAGAAGAGGGTTTAGCTCGCCGGATATTTTTGGCTCGGTTGCCTGACCGTCACCGGGAAAAAATGGAACTGTGATGCTGCTACAGGAAGTATAAGACATGAAAGGGGGAGAAAGAATTTAAAATGTAGAAAAAGGTTTTCCCAATTATATTTTCCTTCAACAGTAATCATTCTTTAAGATGTTGTAACATACTCCCTAACATgtatttttccaaaaatatgTGTGAgaattcttttttctttatcttgtTTTTTGTTGGGCTTTATTTCATCTGTCccaaaatccaatttttttgaATGTTTGTTGGCTATTCAATGCATATTTGAGATCAGAATAAAGTTTGTTATATGTATGTTTATATTTGTAGATTATTTAATCAATAGTAACAATTTCTTTGAGTCAGAGATCGCTTATATCTAAATAGTACTAGCAACCATTCAACCAACGACTTTGATTGTTTATATAACCTCacattataattattcaaaattaaatcaTATTGTATTTATATACTAGTCCAAGTTATAATAcggaataaaattaataaaaaagctGGATGCAGCTGATTgtgttttaatgaaaaattagattatattcatatattcaATTTTAGTTAGGAGGCACAAACAAATAGCTTAGGTgtataaaagaaacaaaaataccAAATATGATCTCAATATCGTAATACATTTTCGAAACAATAGGTAATATAGACTAAACGTGAATTTCAGTTCGGGCCTATGCGGACCTTGACTCTATATCGggctttttaaataattaatctaCTATACTCAGAGAGAAGTAAATGCAGATAAAACACCTATCTGGTTTGCCAAACATGCTCTTACTATATAGTAAAATTTAATGTTACAATATTTGTCTCATTAAACAGAAATATAATGGTGCCCCACCTTTAATTATCACAATTCGGGCTTTAATGAAACCCGG
This sequence is a window from Salvia splendens isolate huo1 chromosome 14, SspV2, whole genome shotgun sequence. Protein-coding genes within it:
- the LOC121763640 gene encoding pentatricopeptide repeat-containing protein At2g16880-like codes for the protein MSTTAESPPPQPPPLLTHTELISTISTFLKTVNPATSTLNVALSPYLPHLTPDIFHSILSSSALHRHPSALLSFFNWAQSAVPLTPLPLPPLLSLLSSLISHHKFADAKTLLQSQILSEHPLHPLHRHLLHPSRPLRPPSATLLNTCIFAYCRSGWPHLAAQLFKKMKRLKLRPNLHTLNTLLDSLVKKDLSSRSTHFCKEIFDDAVKLGVLPSVVTFNILINGYCSEYKFNDAIQLLKKMEPDFRVKPDNASYNTVLDALSKKGRLHDMRDLLLEMKGNGLFPNRRTYNILVYGYCKMGWLKDATQIVELMSRDNLLPDVWTYNTLINGLCSSKKIDEAFRLRGEMEGLKLMPDVITHNTLINVCFEEKNSPMALKLLDEMKEKGVQPNEVTHNIMIKWYCKEGRMKEASEMVDQMEEAGFSPDCVTYNTLISGFCKSGDLAEAFKMMSRMSGKGLKMDTVTLNTALHNLCRERKLQDAYELLSAANKRGYIVDEVSYGTLIVGYFKEENAERAMQVWDEMKDKGILPSTITYNSVIGGLCKVGKTKLAIEKLNELLENGLVPDETTYNTIIHGYCWEGNVEQAFQFHNNMVENKSFKPDMYTCNILLRGLCKEGMLEKAVKLFNTWIEKGKSLDCVTYNTLIAALCKEGRLDEALDLVPQMEEKKLGPDSYTLNTIVGALNDAGKIEEAQELLREMSERYKVVAFPKQGDGEQKVVVRGQPSGEADSISIAYSEQIDELCTEGRYKDAMTIFLEQNEKGVTLNKFSYISLMNGLIKRRKRILKPDS